The Candidatus Zixiibacteriota bacterium DNA segment CCTCGATGCTGAAGCTGTTCGACAGTCTGATATCACCAAGGCCGAGGGATACAAACAAGCGAAGATTCTCGAAGCCGAGGGTAACGCCGAGGCGGTGAAAAAGAGAGCCGATGCCGAGATGTACCGTCAGGAAACTGTGGCCAAAGGTGAGGCTCAAGCGATTCTCAATGTATTCAACGCCATTCACGCCGGAAAGCCGGACGAGAACCTGATCACTTTGAAGTATCTCGAGATGTTACCGAAACTGGCCGAAGGTGAAGCCAACAAGATTTTCCTGCCGTATGAAGCGTCCGGGATCATTTCATCTCTGGCCGCCATGGTGGAAGGTATCAAAGGCAAGGCTGACGGCCCGGCCAAGACAGATGCGGCCGTGGCGCCCGCCCAAAACGTGGAAGCAGATTGATCCGAACCTTGGGGAGGGGTTTTAGGAGGCCGGGTGGTTTAGGCCACCCGGACTTTTTGTTATCAAAGTACCTTGTCTTTGTGCATCGACCATGCGATCGAGCAATGGTCGCATCGCATTCGCAGGTCACATTCGACCTCAAGGCCAAACCGTGATCAGCCGATACCTATACAATGTCGGTCATCGGATATACCGGCAGTAGTTTAGACAGTGTAAAGAACATAGGAGCTGATTCTGCAACCTATCCCCAAATTGACAAATCGGTCCGGCACGATGCTTCCGATCTCGACCAGGCGGACTTCTGATACCGGAGCAAATCAGCCAAACTACGAGTACCCACGGGAGCCCTGACCTTATGCAAACGCAGGAAATGATCCAGCAAGGCGAAGCCTTGTTCGCCGAAGGTAGGCACGACGAGGCCGAAAAGCGGTTTCTGGAAATACTCAAGAGCGATAGCAGCCGGAAAGAAGTCCACAACAACCTTGGTGTGATCGCATTCGAGAAAAACGACATGGCCCAGGCCGCGGCCTACTTTGAAGCTGCGCTACAAATCGATCCGAGCTATCAGGACTCGCTGGACAATCTGGAAGCTGTGAAAGATGCCGCCACAGCGGGACCGTTTTCGGGGCATAAGGCTGCTGCGGGAAAACTTTTGACCGATGCGCGGCTGGCGATTGTCAACACCCTTGGCAACAAGTTCAATGATATCTACCGGAACTACTTCTCCGAAGACAATGATGTCAGAGTGATTACTCCGCGGACCGTGCAGGACTTGGCAGAGGTGGCTGAGTGGGCGGATATCATCTGGTCTACCTGGTGCAACGAGGCTACGGTGCACCTGTCGCGCCTGGCCAATTGCCCGCCACTGGCAACCAACATCCGGAGCTATGAGATTCTGACGCCGAACCTCATGACCGGTGTCAATTGGACAAAGGTCGACGGGGCCATATTCGTGGCCGATCACATACGAGAGATGGCCAACGAGATGTGGTCAAAACAACTCTCCGCCGTTCCTCAAACCACTGTCCACAACTGTGTGGAACTTCACCGCTATCCCTTCTACGAAAACGGACCCGGCCGCGATGTATGTTACATCGGCTATCTGAATCACAAAAAGGGCATCGGGCTGCTCCTGCAATGCATCCGGGAGGCAGTAAAGATCGACAAAGCCTATCGGTTTCACATTGCCGGGTCTTTTCAGGAAAAGAGATTCGAGGTGTACATGAAACACCTTGTTTCGGAAATGGGACTTTCAAGCCATGTGGACTTCTGCGGATGGGTGAAGGATGTGCCTGCTTTTCTGAAAGAGATGAACTACGTCATATCGACCAGCCCATGGGAAGGTTGTCCGAACAACATTATAGAGTCCATGGCCTGCGGCATCAAGCCTCTCATCCACAACTGGCGCGGGGCGAAAGACATCTTCCCCGAGCACCTGGTCTTCAATTGCCTTGATGATTTTGCGCGGCTGCTCACTTGCTCGGACTACGAGTCGCAAGCCTACCGTCGATATGTGGAGGTGAATTTCAATGTGGCTATCAACCTCCCGCGGATTAACGCTTTTCTGGCCACAGCGTTAGAACGCAGCGCGAGTACGCCAAAGACGGTTGGCGTTTCGCCGGTGAAGTCGACTTCGTAGAATCGTAGAATCACATTGGGCGCAGGAGGCGTGTCTAAGGGGGCGTATTTGCTTTGGGCTGGTTGGCATTATCGAGCTTGACAACGGTTGTTTGTTTTCTATATTGATGGCCTTGTACCGCGGGGTGGAGCAGTCTGGTAGCTCGTCGGGCTCATAACCCGAAGGTCAGAGGTTCAAATCCTCTCCCCGCCACCAAATTCGAGTCCCTGAGGCATGACAGCTTCGGGGGTTTTGTGTGTTTGCCTTGGTGGGGGATTTGCATGTTCATCGTGTATGTCATTGAGTCCCGTGAGGGTTATAGATATACCGGTTATACTCGTGATTTACAGAAGCGGCTTGATCAACACAATTCGGGTGTGTCTCGCTGGACGAAACGTGGTTCGGATTGGAGATTGGTGTATTCGGAGAAGTTCCCCGACAAGACGGATGCATTGAAAAGGGAGCTCTACCTGAAAAGCGGACACGGTCGCGAATACATCAGGTTGAAACTGAGTGGCTCATAGTCCGCCCAGGCGGATCAGAGGTTCAAATCCTCTCCCCGCCACCAAATTTGAGTCTTATAGGCACTTACGCGAGGAACCAAGGGCCGATGACCGTAGGGTCGCAAGCCCGAAGGTCAGATTGGTGTTGGCTGTTGGTGTCTGGTATTGTCTGCTACTTGGGCTATTGCTCGCCAGTATGTCCAGGAGATACCATCTAAACCCCCCCTGGATTCAAAGTGCTCCGAAAAACCTGCTTGAAGGGCTGGTATAATTCGCGTGATGGTGTTATGTTACGGTTGAATATACACAGATTTCAAATCTACAATACTACTGAAAGGAGTCTTGGATGGTACGCCAAATCATTGCTTTAAAAGCGGCAATTCTCCTACTCATGGTTTTTGCCCCACTAGCTTTCGCCCAAGATATAGTGGAACCGCAGCTCCCTGGACACATCGAACATGGTGATGCACTTGGTGCAACAGACGAATCTAAGACGGACTCCGATGCGAAAGCAAGCCCATCTTCCAGGAAAGTCTTTCTGCCTCTAACGGAAAGCGAGTTATGGGATTTCATATGGCGTCAAAGTCACATGCAGGGAAAGGACTTAACTACCGCCGAAAGGAAGAGCGAGTTTAGGAAGGCCGTTGAGAAAATGAAGAAGTATATCGATATCAATGCCAACGGAAGCATCTGTGTTGGCGGTGTCTACAAGGTCTGTAGTCAAGTGGACTTGAACAATCTCGTTTTTGGTAAAGAGGAGACGACTGGATTCGGGGGCGGGATAATGATCAAAATAGGAGATTTTTCCGTCGACATCTCAGAGAAGTTCGACCGTGGACATCTCGGACCTCCTGGCGCAGATTGAGTAGAAGCCGACTACTTAAGTAACGCACTGAATGTCTGTTCACCAAAGGTTTGTAGGGATGAGAAAGGAACTATCCTCGGAGAGTTCTGTGCTGTCCGCGGCAACCACGGCAAACACACCCTTCGTCTGTTCAGCCAAACAAAGAACGGACTCACAGAACGCCCCGGGGGTGAGGCTCTCTATCACTTGCCAGAGTCAATCAAAGCTCCCAGAAGGATCTGGCTGGCTCCTGACCAAATGTGTTCCAGAACGCTGGTCGCGGCCATTCCCCTTTGGCTGCCTTTCTAGGATGCACGCTATGAAACACCGCCCGACAGCAGCGAGTATCACCACAATCTATGGCATAGCTAGACCGAGTTTAACATACACCCCCTTCTAACACTTCTCTAACAAAACGAGCTAGAACAACAGATAATAAGAGAAAACACCAGACAACGTGATTCCCGTAAGTCTTTGCTAGTATTACAGGATAGTGTCTGGTGCCTTCTGTTGCTCGGACAAGTGAGCAAGCTCAAAACCCGAAGCACATATTATGTGGTTGTCGAAGGTTCAAATCCTTCCCCCGCCACCAAATTACTACACCACAATAGGTTGCCGGTCTATTGTGGTATTTTCTTGTCCATGAATAATTGGCTTTCTAACAAAACTCATTCTTGCAGTTCCGGTGGCTATACAAAAAGGGACAGCAGGTGAGTGCTGTCCCTTTGGAGTTTATGCCGCTGTAATCCCGGTTGCTTACTAGCACCCTCCCGGAGCGGGGCCGCCGGTGAACATGTAATCAACCAGATAGACCAGGTCACTGATATCCGGGTCACCGCCGGAGCTATCAATATCAACCTCTTCGGCGCAGGGCGCCGCCGGACCACTGTTGAACATGTAATCGACGATATAGACCAGATCGGCTATGTCGATTCCGTTACCGGCATGGTCGATATCACCCCGCACTGCGCAACAGCCTTCGACAATTACATACGGCGTCACTGCCATGTCGTTGAAAACCACAGAATCGATATTGATAATTAGAATACTGGCAGAGGCGGCCGTGTCATACACTACGCTTGGACTTTCCGGCAGAAGCTCTAAGACGTCTCCGCTTATTGCTGATCCTCCGGTGAGTGTTACCATGGCTGAAGCACCCCACTCAAATCGCTGCACCCACATATCAACAGCTACGTTTTTCTTTACGTCAACCGTCTCATATCCGCTGTGATAAGCTGAGGGTGAACTATTTGCTAAGGCCGCTGCTAGAGACAGTCCTCCGGCGGTTCCTACTAACAAACTATCATTGTAGAGATTGGCTGTAAATGTCGATGCACCCATTGCGGTAACATCAGATTCAATGTCCCAACCGGATGCTGTTTTTGTAAATGATGACGATACTGTCAAATCATTTGGGGATGTTGTTGAGAAGACCATTCCTGCATCTTCTTGTAACGTGGAAGAGGGATCAATATTCTCCCATGTCACACCGAAGTAATCTTTACCCGACACTACCGATTTTACTGGAGGTACATAAACCGGACCGGTAAGCGATACAAACACTCCTCCGGTTTCAGTGGTAAAGTCATCATCATCACGACCCATCAATCCAGCTGTCAAGTCGTTATCAGCAGCTATGATGTCATCATCATCATGACCCATCAGGCTGGTCGCATCAATAGCCCCTATAGTAAGATCGTCAAACATCCCGATCTGTGCATTGGTAACATAGAGAGGGCTGAAATAAGCCGCTGTTACTTGAATTGACTCAGTCGGTGTAAGACCCGGGTCGTATGTAATCGGACCCTCGGCAACTATAGAGATTCGATCGGCAGTTACAGGCGAACCACCTGAGAGTGTAACAGTATGAGGAGCATCAAAAACGATAATCATCGCAGGAATATCACCTGTCAAGTCATCATCATCTCTACCCATCAGTCCGGCAACAATAAGCTCATTTACCGATTCACCGATAAGCAATGCCGGTTCACCGGTCTGTCCAACTTGTTGATCAGCTTGAACGCTACCATTATAGGCTGTTACCTTGTATGACAATGCGCCAAGTGGAGATAAATCTACATTGATTTGAACTGTGTCACCCCAAATAGGTCCAGTTATGGACATCGAGCCAAGAAGGGCATCAAGTTCACCCATCACCTCAACACTAATGATTGCACTATCGGGGAAAGAAGTTGGGTCTATCGGTCCTAAGGCTACAACACCAAAATCGGCGGCTCCAATATCAAGCTTAACACCGTCCTCACCGCTTGACCCAATATTGGAAATCACTAATCCGGCATTTTCCAAATCACCGGCATCAAGTGAAGCGGTTCCAAGTGCACTATGGAAAATACCAAATGCATTTACATTATCTAAATCACAAACATCACCAACGCCATCATTATCAGAATCAATCTGTAAGGGGTTGTAATCTTCGGGGCAATTATCACAAAGTAAACCGAATCCATCGTCGTCATAATCATTACCGAAGCCCCAAGTATTCGGACAATCATCACAAGCATCACCTGCACTATCACCATCTGTATCAATTTGATCAGGGTTAGCAACATTGTCACAATTATCGCAATGATCGCCTATAGCATCACTATCAGCATCTTCCTGACCAGGATTACCAGCGTTTTGACAGTTATCACAAGCATCACCTACACCGTCCCCTTCTGCATCTTCCTGACCCGGGTTGTAATCAAATGTACAATTGTCTTGTGAATCAGCAATCCCATCTCCATCTGCATCCGATATATAAGTGCCATCACCAAGAAAGACAGCGATACGATCGGGCGACTTCAAGGAAGTCAGAAAATCACCAATACCGTCATTGTTCACATCACCTCCCCGAGAAATATCAAGACCCATACGAGCCTGCGCCGCGTCACCAACAATTGTCAGCATGACAGAGCCATCATAGCCGGAGTAAATCCAGATTTTACCGAGGCTGCCGGCACCGCTGTGTTTGGATATGGCAAAATCATCATAGCCATCGTCATTAAAATCCCCTATTGCCTCAAAATCGGTAGGGAAAGTGGAACTATTGGGAAAGAGTGGTGGAATGTCGAGGTATGGAGTAGCAGGAGGGTCGTTGAAAAAATCTGCCTTGCCCAACCAGAGTCTGGTATTCCCATTTCCTCCCTTGCTGGTATAGAGGACATCATTATATCCGTCTCCATTAGCATCAATCGGTCCCGCAACCCACGTATTAGGTTGTGGAACCGGGGCACCATTCGCGTATCCCCAAGTGAGTAAATCGCTCTCACCGGAAGTTGTAAGGAGGTACATATTATCACCAAATCCGTAGTCTGAGCTACCACCTGCGTCAATGTCACCATAGTTGCACATGTAGCTAAATCTGTAGCCTGCACCCCCACCGTACTGGCGATCAACCGAAAATGGCCACGGCGTTATCTCTCCGCCTCCAGGTAGTAGTGCTTCCAGGTCCAATTCAACACCCCGATAAAGTTCAGCATACGTTCCGGCTATAAAGTTAGTGGAGCGCGTGACAATAAAATCATTCAACACCGGGGAGGCGCCCGGATCAATATCCCCGGCCGAGGTGGCGGATTTGCCGTATCCACGGTGCTGACCAAGGGCCACTCCGTCTATCCGTGACCAATGGGTCTCTGTCCTAGTTCCACGACCATAGATTATATAGAAACGACCTTCCCATGTACCCTCATTCGGCTTATACTTGCAGACGTTCGGGGCACATGCGGCCAGGTCATCGACACCATCACCGTTAACATCACCAATGTTGTCAATATCCATCCCAATTCGATCCCCACCTGATATAGGAGTCCCGTAGACATCTGTGCAGTTCCAGTCAAAACCTTCGAATGTGTAGAGAGTATCCGCCATAGTAACATTCATAGGATCAACAGGATTTCCGGTAAAGAAATAAATCCTTCCCCTATCATTCGCACCCAGACCGGGTGCTGCTATAGCAATGTCATCGTAGCCATCTAAGTTGACATCGCCTGCGTTGCAGACTCTTCCAACATTTTCGGCACTAAAACCGGCCGGTGCTGGTATCACCATGTAGGCTTCGGGGATGCTGATCTGCGGCTGTGCCTGTGCAGACAAAGCCACCACACACAGAATGGCAATTGTCGTGAGTAAGCTGTTACGGATTGTTCGCATAGTCGTCTCCATTTCCGTTAGGGTAGTTTCTTTGCGGGACCAATAGGGGAGCTTCAGGGGTTGAAGCGTCTACGGGGGGCATGTGTCATGAATCGGATGTAATCTCCTGTTGTAATTGGACCAAACATATCCCTTTTATCCTAAATGTCAAGGACTTTCCCGGACGCAGCCCGACGCGTGAAACGGCCCAGGTATCGACATGTCGACTGTATTTTCCATTTTATTCGCATTTCCCTCTGCCAAGCAGTCTTCTAACAGAACGAGCAGGAACAACAGGTCGTAAGAGAAAACACCAGACAAAGTGTTTCCTGTAAGTATCTGCTGATACTACAGGATAGTGTCTTGTGATTTTTCTTGTCGGGGCATCTGAGCAGGCGCAGAGTCGTACGCCAAGGCAGGCATGCCACAGTCGTAGTCTCAAACCAAATCCCCAATACCAAACATGGTTCCATTGGCTGTTGCAGACTGCTCATACTTGGCGAAATCAAAGTCAATCTGGAGAACAACAGATCCTTTTTTTCAAATGAACCGAGCACTCGGTGCGTTTTGTTTTGGTATAAAGTCAATCAGTTTAGCAACGATACGAGGCGTGATTACACAGATGGCTTCAAACGGTCGATACAACTAATCTTCAAACTCCAAGGAGGGTAAAATGCCCACTATCAAGAAAAGCCATGTTGGCTTATCACTGGTTACGTTAGCGACAGCGCTAATCGTATTCTTCTCCTTGTCCTTCGGCGATGAAGGCAACAAGGAGTATAGCGATGATGCTAAAAACATTATGAATCTTGAGAAGCAGTGGTCTGCCAAGTTCTCAGAAGGTGCTTTGGACTGGATTGTAAGTTTGCACACTGAAGACGCAATTCAGTTCCCGCCTGGTGCTGATTTGATTCAGGGCAAGGAAGCATTGAGGAAAGCTTGGGCTGGAATGATCAATACGGAAGGCTTCGAAGCTTCATGGGAATCAGCTGAAGTGTTTGTGTCGAAATCAGGTGACTTGGCATACGACTATGGGTCATTAAAAATCACAAATCCGGATGGCTCAAAAGCGAATGCCAAGTATGTTGTTGTTTGGTCGAAAGTCAATGGAGAGTGGAAAGTTGCTGCAGACATGTTCAACATGAATGGTAACTAAAGGAAGTAGTTCATACATAGATATCATCAGCTATTAGCTTGCGAGTAGCCGAACATAGGTATTCTCGTGTCGGTTAGTTTTGACGATCTGGATAATCCCAGAAGCTATTTCAGCGTTGAACCACTTACCAATAACACGCACTCCCTTCTAACAGTCTCCAACAATAGGAGCAGGAGCAACAGATAATAAGAGAAATCACCAGACACTGTGTCTCCGATATGTAATTGCTGTTACTGCGGGATTGAGCCTTCGATCTCGGGTGTCGATCCCCCCATCCAAATCTCTGTCATTGGAGCCTGACAGCAAGACATCTGTCAAAGAAATAACAAAAATGGCTCCATTTAGGCCATATTCTTCTCGCGATAGTGCGTATATCTAACAAGGTGTAACAAGGTCGTACTGGTCATTTGTCGCCCCGAACCAAACCGGGATCGGCTGTTTGAACGACCAAAAGAGCGAAAGGAAGTTTCGTTATGCAGAGATTCATGATTGAAGTGCCCCACGAGGCCGAGAAAGTTGCCTGTCTTCGTGCTATTAAAATCCTTCAGGAAACTGGCTCTCATTATTTGACCAACGCCGACTTCGGGTGCGAAGATGGAGTCCACAAAGCCTGGATAGTCGTCGAAGTCGATGACAAAGAGCAAGCCAGAAACATACTGCCCGGTGTCTATCGACCCACGGCCAATATTGTAGCTCTAAGCAAATTCTCACGGGAGGAAATTGAAGAAATGCTGCAGCATCATGACGACTGACCATTCCCATCGGTAGCCGGTGTCTCGGCGCCTGGGTGACGAGACGGAGTGAACAACAGAGAGTCGAAGTCGGACAGAAATCAAATCGAAAAACGAGCCAATCTGTTCCGCCACAAAAGCAGGTGCCGATCTTCGTGCTCGAAAACAGATTTGAAAACAGAGCAGCCTATCAACGCTGGATAATGAGGAGAACAGAAAATGTCGGCGAACACATTTTCCACGAAAGTAAAGCGTCTGGATGATACATCGGTCGAACTGACACGACAGACATTGGATGAACTCCAGGCACGATTGCAGGGGGATTTGATTACACCAGGCGAGCCGGGCTACGATGAATCGCGCACGATCTGGAACGGTATGATTGATCGCAGCCCGGGGCTGGTTTCCCGCTGTTTGGGGGCTGCCGATGTAGTCGCGTCGGTACACTTCGCACGAGAACACAACCTGCTTCTTTCCGTTCGCGGTGGGGGTCACAACATCTCGGGGCTGGCCCTTTGTGATGGCGGCATGACTATCGACATGTCCGGCATGCGCGGTGTGTGGGTAGATTCCAACGCAGAAAGCGCACGGGTGCAAGGCGGCTGTATACTGGGCGACGTTGATCGAGAGACACAGCTCCACGGCCGGGCGGCTGTGATTGGCTTTGTATCAAAAACCGGCGTCACAGGACTCACGCTCGGTGGTGGCTTTGGATACCTATCTCGGAAATACGGTTGGACCAGCGACAATGTGGTTTCGATGGAGCTGGTAACGGCTGAGGGAAAGTTGGTGCGAGCCAGCGAGGAAGAAAACAGTGATCTCTTCTGGGCCCTCCGGGGTGGTGGCGGCAATTTCGGCGTGGTGACTTCGACTGAGCACAAGCTCTACCCGGTCGGTCCTGAGGTGATGGCCGGCGCAATCGCCTGGCCGGCTGAAGATGCCCGGGAGGTGCTTGAGATGTACGGCACGTTGATGGAGAAGGCGCCACCCGAGTTCAACTGCGCGGCAGCTCTACGCCTGGCGCCGCCGGCGCCCTGGCTGCCCAAAGATGTTCACGGAAAACTGATTGTGGCTCTCTTTGTGATTCATGCCGGTTCGGTTAAGGAGGGAGAAAAAGTGGTGGCTTCGATAAAGTCGTTCGGCACGCCGGTTGGCGATATCGTTCAGCCTCGCTCGTACATCTCGCAGCAGAGTATTCTCGATGCGACCCAGCCCAACGGTCGTCGCTATTACTGGAAGTCCGAGTATATGCCCGGTTTTCAGCCCGGTTTGTTTGACAAGGTGATCGAGCATGCAAAACGAATCGTCTCGCCGCATTCGGCCGTGATCCTGTTCCCTCTCGATGGAGCGTTGAATAATCTCCCGCAGGACCATTCGGCGGTGGGCAACCGTGACGCCAGGTTGGTTTTGAATATCACGGCCTCATGGGAAAAGCCTGTCGACGACCAGGCCAACATTGATTGGGCGCGTTCGGCCTGGAGCGATATGCGAAGTTTCTCGACCGGCGGCACATATATTAATTTTCTCACCGAGGAAGAGATCGGTGATCGCATTAACGACGCTTATGGGGAAAACTACCAGCGTCTGGTTGAAATCAAAACAAAGTGGGACCCAGACAACTTCTTCAGAATGAACAAAAACATCGCACCAAACGGCTAGCACCCATAACGACTCTTGACAGGGAGTGGAACCCAAGTAGACAGTTCGCAAAGAGCGTCCAGTGCCAAGCTGTCTCGGCAGCTAACCCAACCAGAAACTGCCACACGTCACAACCATACAAGCAGGCTCAGGGTTGACCAATGCCGTACTTCTTAATCCGGTACCTGAGGACGTCACGAGTTACGCCGAGCATGGCCGCCGCTCTCGTTTGGTTACCATCAGAAGCATCCATGGCCCGGCGAATCATGTCTGCCTCGACTTCATCCATGGACATCCCGTTGTTCACCAACTGCGGATCGTGGGCGTCGGTCATGGGTCCGGAGCTGGTTTCGGAGCCGAGTACCAGGTGGCCGCGTTCCAAATCGTGACCGGATTCCAGGAGCACGGCACGTTCGATAGCATTGCGAAGTTCACGCACATTGCCCGGCCAGCTATAGCGCATCAAGAGCTCCCGGGCGCCGGCTGTAATAGATCGAAAGTTCTTGCCGAACTGTTGATTGAACCGTTTGAGAAAAAACTCGGCCAGCAAAACAACATCGGAGCCTCGATCGCGCAGTGGTGGTATCTGGATGGGGATGACGTTGAGGCGATAGTAGAGATCACGACGAAACCGTTTTTCATCGACCGCTCGATCAAGTTGCATATTAGTGGCGGCAATGATCCGGGCGTTGGTTTGGATGTCGACAACGCCCCCAACCCGTTTGAACCGCTGTTCCTCAATGACCCGCAGGAGCTTGGCTTGCATGGCCAGGGGACGATCACCGATTTCATCGACCAGCACGGTGCCGGAGTCGGCCAACTCGAACAAT contains these protein-coding regions:
- a CDS encoding sigma 54-interacting transcriptional regulator gives rise to the protein MESELFGHEKGAFTDARSVKRGLFELADSGTVLVDEIGDRPLAMQAKLLRVIEEQRFKRVGGVVDIQTNARIIAATNMQLDRAVDEKRFRRDLYYRLNVIPIQIPPLRDRGSDVVLLAEFFLKRFNQQFGKNFRSITAGARELLMRYSWPGNVRELRNAIERAVLLESGHDLERGHLVLGSETSSGPMTDAHDPQLVNNGMSMDEVEADMIRRAMDASDGNQTRAAAMLGVTRDVLRYRIKKYGIGQP
- a CDS encoding DUF4440 domain-containing protein, giving the protein MPTIKKSHVGLSLVTLATALIVFFSLSFGDEGNKEYSDDAKNIMNLEKQWSAKFSEGALDWIVSLHTEDAIQFPPGADLIQGKEALRKAWAGMINTEGFEASWESAEVFVSKSGDLAYDYGSLKITNPDGSKANAKYVVVWSKVNGEWKVAADMFNMNGN
- a CDS encoding glycosyltransferase family 4 protein, yielding MQTQEMIQQGEALFAEGRHDEAEKRFLEILKSDSSRKEVHNNLGVIAFEKNDMAQAAAYFEAALQIDPSYQDSLDNLEAVKDAATAGPFSGHKAAAGKLLTDARLAIVNTLGNKFNDIYRNYFSEDNDVRVITPRTVQDLAEVAEWADIIWSTWCNEATVHLSRLANCPPLATNIRSYEILTPNLMTGVNWTKVDGAIFVADHIREMANEMWSKQLSAVPQTTVHNCVELHRYPFYENGPGRDVCYIGYLNHKKGIGLLLQCIREAVKIDKAYRFHIAGSFQEKRFEVYMKHLVSEMGLSSHVDFCGWVKDVPAFLKEMNYVISTSPWEGCPNNIIESMACGIKPLIHNWRGAKDIFPEHLVFNCLDDFARLLTCSDYESQAYRRYVEVNFNVAINLPRINAFLATALERSASTPKTVGVSPVKSTS
- a CDS encoding thrombospondin type 3 repeat-containing protein is translated as MRTIRNSLLTTIAILCVVALSAQAQPQISIPEAYMVIPAPAGFSAENVGRVCNAGDVNLDGYDDIAIAAPGLGANDRGRIYFFTGNPVDPMNVTMADTLYTFEGFDWNCTDVYGTPISGGDRIGMDIDNIGDVNGDGVDDLAACAPNVCKYKPNEGTWEGRFYIIYGRGTRTETHWSRIDGVALGQHRGYGKSATSAGDIDPGASPVLNDFIVTRSTNFIAGTYAELYRGVELDLEALLPGGGEITPWPFSVDRQYGGGAGYRFSYMCNYGDIDAGGSSDYGFGDNMYLLTTSGESDLLTWGYANGAPVPQPNTWVAGPIDANGDGYNDVLYTSKGGNGNTRLWLGKADFFNDPPATPYLDIPPLFPNSSTFPTDFEAIGDFNDDGYDDFAISKHSGAGSLGKIWIYSGYDGSVMLTIVGDAAQARMGLDISRGGDVNNDGIGDFLTSLKSPDRIAVFLGDGTYISDADGDGIADSQDNCTFDYNPGQEDAEGDGVGDACDNCQNAGNPGQEDADSDAIGDHCDNCDNVANPDQIDTDGDSAGDACDDCPNTWGFGNDYDDDGFGLLCDNCPEDYNPLQIDSDNDGVGDVCDLDNVNAFGIFHSALGTASLDAGDLENAGLVISNIGSSGEDGVKLDIGAADFGVVALGPIDPTSFPDSAIISVEVMGELDALLGSMSITGPIWGDTVQINVDLSPLGALSYKVTAYNGSVQADQQVGQTGEPALLIGESVNELIVAGLMGRDDDDLTGDIPAMIIVFDAPHTVTLSGGSPVTADRISIVAEGPITYDPGLTPTESIQVTAAYFSPLYVTNAQIGMFDDLTIGAIDATSLMGHDDDDIIAADNDLTAGLMGRDDDDFTTETGGVFVSLTGPVYVPPVKSVVSGKDYFGVTWENIDPSSTLQEDAGMVFSTTSPNDLTVSSSFTKTASGWDIESDVTAMGASTFTANLYNDSLLVGTAGGLSLAAALANSSPSAYHSGYETVDVKKNVAVDMWVQRFEWGASAMVTLTGGSAISGDVLELLPESPSVVYDTAASASILIINIDSVVFNDMAVTPYVIVEGCCAVRGDIDHAGNGIDIADLVYIVDYMFNSGPAAPCAEEVDIDSSGGDPDISDLVYLVDYMFTGGPAPGGC
- a CDS encoding FAD-binding oxidoreductase; this encodes MSANTFSTKVKRLDDTSVELTRQTLDELQARLQGDLITPGEPGYDESRTIWNGMIDRSPGLVSRCLGAADVVASVHFAREHNLLLSVRGGGHNISGLALCDGGMTIDMSGMRGVWVDSNAESARVQGGCILGDVDRETQLHGRAAVIGFVSKTGVTGLTLGGGFGYLSRKYGWTSDNVVSMELVTAEGKLVRASEEENSDLFWALRGGGGNFGVVTSTEHKLYPVGPEVMAGAIAWPAEDAREVLEMYGTLMEKAPPEFNCAAALRLAPPAPWLPKDVHGKLIVALFVIHAGSVKEGEKVVASIKSFGTPVGDIVQPRSYISQQSILDATQPNGRRYYWKSEYMPGFQPGLFDKVIEHAKRIVSPHSAVILFPLDGALNNLPQDHSAVGNRDARLVLNITASWEKPVDDQANIDWARSAWSDMRSFSTGGTYINFLTEEEIGDRINDAYGENYQRLVEIKTKWDPDNFFRMNKNIAPNG